AGAAAAGCTACAAAGATCCATACATTACAGTTACCAATCGGGATACAGAAAAACTACAAAACTGGTAGATCCATGTGTAGATTACATATTTCCaatccatgatttttttttttgaatcttATGACAACAGAACACGGTTATCTGGTACAAGTCCAAAGCATTAACGCTATCAATCAAACCTTAACTTGAACAACAAAGTATATCTCAAAAGAATTTAGGCATGCCagagtaatataatttttaatgagCAAACCTGTAGCATCCAGAGCACGGATTGCCTCACAGAATGCATCAGCTCGCTCTCGTCAACACATAAATCTTTTGCTGCATTCGGCATTGCTGTAAGTTGGAAAATCTTGGACAAAAGATGTATGTCaagttaaagaaacaaaaacactaTTTCAGAGACCTTGGAAGCCAACATACATACCACGCATAGACTAGAAAAATGAGACACAAAAATGTCGGGACATTAATTACTTCTCCAAACAGTTTTTTCCAGAAATAAGGTTAAGGATATAATCTCTAAGTCTTTCTATTGTATGTGGTACGGCAATCACCAACGCACGAATAACAGCAATAGTAGCTTCGTGGGAACCATCTTCAAGAAAAGCATCCATTTGAACACGTATCTTGTCAACAATCTGgaagatattttatttgatcCGGAATTTGAAATGAAGAGCTGCATTAACATCATAACTTCAACAGAAACCAGGGATAAATACTAGTAGCAGATACCATCTCATTTTTGAAGTGCTGAGCCACTGCACCAAATGCATCTATGCTGGCATGCTTTACATTCGGGTTTTGATCAGATCCAAGAGTAACTAGAGCAGGCAAAACATGAGTTGAAGCAGCCTTTGCATCAATATATGGAACCTATTAATTAAGAAGCTATCTTAGTTTTTGCATTTGTATGAGATGCATCTCGAAACTAAGAAAGCAGCACTCTTACAATAACTTTCAGCAGATGGGCAGCATTTATTTTCATGCACATGTTAGAGCTGATCACCATTTcccataatatattaaataccaGCATTTATTCTTCATATGTGCTGCATTATAAAGAAAGCTCGTAATGAATTTTGGACAAAAATACgttgaattttaaaaatgtttgtggTGATAATCGAACCAAATGAAGCGGATAGCATTAATAATATCAGGAGTTTGCTTGGTTGATCGATTTTCCATGGAATTATCTTCTAGTAGAAGCTTCCTTAAATATCCAGCTAACTGTTCATGTTTTCCAGGAGCACTCAAAACACCGGCCAACAGAAGCGGTAAGACACACATTGCAGAAAGCCTGTCAGCAACGGCAGATCTTGGCCTCAAACCTACAAGTGAACGGTCAAATATGAAGCAATtatgtaacaaaataaattcacaGGGAAAAAAATGTTACCTTTAATTCTTGAATGGATAGCAGTAGGAAAAAAAGTCAAGTCTGCGTCATCCCCTACTGCAGTTAAAATTACCGGTAGCATTATGCATGTCACATAGGACTCCCCAAAACATTCAGATACATATAACAGAAACTGCATTTACATAGGTTATATCAGCAAAAACTGAGAAATAACTTTTGTTAGAACTCATGCAAAATTTGAAAAACTTCAAAGGAAAGGCAAGCAACCTTCGAAATTCGGCTCCGTAAATTATCTTCTTTTTGTGGCAACAAGCAGGCCAGCTTTATCAAGTTTGGAAAACACTCAGCATTTTCAACAAAACGTCTACATTCCAGCATTGATCAACAAATCTTGAAAATAAGTTCATTTACAAAGGTTAAATAATTGGTCCTgccaatttttagtcaaaaaatctCTTCTTTACTTCTGTTCaggtattaatttttttttttctcagaCAAATTTTCCTAGAACAGTTTCTCATGAAATTTTCCAAAATCATGAATGAAATCTAACTTGTTATCTTTCCCATAAGGTATTACGatattcaattcaacaatcaCAGAAAGTAAATAAACATTCAAACAAGCCACTTGGTTTGGTcgtggtgagggatttgggtagtacgctataggtcatgggttcgattcccactcatcttaaacaaaaaaaaaaatttcaaccaAAGCAAAATTGATTCAGtctgcaaaagaaaaaaaaaaacctaaaattagcaGTTGTCTGTAATCTTCAATACTTTACACCAACAGCTTCAAACTGCAAAAAcgaaaaaccctaaaatcagaAACAAAACTTCAAATTAATGCAGACATTAAGAGGGAAAAATGGAGATGAATAGTTCGGAAAACGCAGATGAAAAGAGAAAACAGAGAATTCGAagaaaaaaatggcaaaaaaatTTGGACCATTTCTCGATTTGTGCGTGTCATCCTTGCGCAGGGGCCATGCTAATCTTCTCTGTATCGTTCCAATTTTATCGGATGTCCCCGAAGGGACGAACTATTATGTGTTCTAGCATTACATAAACACTTTAAACTTCTTTCAtttaagcgatgtgggactattATAGTGAAAAGCTAAACAACGCACTTACCAACTGAAGCGAGCAAAATACATCTTTCGGATCTTCCCTTCCATTGCTATGATTGTGATTAAACTGTAGAGTTATAATCATACAAAAGAAGAAATCACTAGATCCTTCAGTCACCATTCCAAACATACCATCAGTGCCAAAGATACTCTCACTGTTTGACAATTTTCATTAAACAACTGCTTTGTCAAGTAGtccaaaaaaatatgaataagtggagtgttcgggATTCGAACTCCGGTTCTGCATTTAATATTGCGATagccctaccaactgagttaaactcacagGGACTTTATGGATTTAAGTTGTTTTATACATAGTTACATACTATAATATCTCTCCAAGtaaatatttatgaaaatatattttttttcataaaaataaataaattaaatgatgTGCACTCTTGTCTCATGCAAGGTCAGAGAGAATCATCAACCCCATTGATGATTTATAGTAGAATTTGTCTATAACTTACCAATTGAGACAATCGTGACTAGAACACAACTGCACAAGTAAAAATTCGTGTAAGTGGAAAGTTCATCTATATGTACCAATTGCAATTTTATGAAAGTTTTCTTATGAATACGAAGATAGTTTAAAAACTAACATTataatgtgttttttttgttgtcaaatagtCCACTGTCGAGAATCACATGTTCGAACATGCACCCCACACACATCAAATAGACCACTACTGTCACTAGAATATTGACCTCTACTTTCTATCTTAAACAGCCTTGAAGAGGTTCTCAATCTTCAATTATCTAATTTTAATGCTTCAATTTCTCATTGTTTCCGTGAGGTTAATTGTTGTGCGAATTTATTGACTCGCCACCTGGGGTCCTTAATTTGACTTTCTCTTGAAGAATAATTGTATTGGTAGTCCTTAGATCATGAACCCTGCAATGCAcgagtgttttttattttattttttatcatatagtCTTGTGATGCGATGCGAGTGATCTATGTCAGATGATAATGATATTTGTATGAGACAGTATTAAGTGAGATACTGACTGACAAACATTGTAACATTATCAAATGAGCTGTTGGTCACCAACTAACTTTATAACTACTTTTGTATTTCGGTAGTATATAAGCTGATGCATCTTTGTGAAAGTACATAACAGTGACATTACACAGAATCATTGTTCAAGAGAGAAATAAAGTGTTGAAGTGAGGAGATTGTGATTTTCTTTCCCAGACCttcttgcaagttgcaacattCTTGCTATGTATTCAACTTGATCATAGTGATGGGGTAGACCTCAGTGAGGATGTAGGATGCAAATTGCTCAGAACCTCGATAAATCTTGCGTGTTTATTGTTTACAttcaaaaataaagaaaattcagCTCCACATCGTGAAACACCGTCACTATTCCTCGTGCCCTTTTGATATCTTCAATGATTTTAGCTCATCTATGAATTGCATCAAGTTTTTGTAAGAGGATCCACCCTCCTCTATAGTCTTCTTTGCAGCATCACCAAGTTTTTGCGCCTTCCTCCtcatttcaatgctctcctcttctcttcccATCAACAATGTCACAACCTTTGCAATCTCTTCCCTTGTTACCACAGCATCCTCGCCTTTACTAGACCAAAACTTGTTCACTTTTGATCCAACTGGGGCTCCAATTTTAAGGACATCAACTAGCAACTTCTCGTTGTAAAATTGCTCAGAAAACATTGGCCATGTCACCATTGGCAAACCAACACTTAGGCTTTCAAGAATTGAGTTCCAACCACAATGAGTCACTATCCCTCCTGTTGCAGGGTGGCCTAATATCAGAAGCTGTGGTGCCCAATTCCATATGATGTAGCCCTTTTTGTTCTCTTTCATCCTTTGCTCAAACTCTTTAAGAAAACCGTCTTCGTCTCCTTCTCCATCTTTTTTTCTAACGACCCAAATGAAATTATGACCTGAATTTTCAAGTCCATGAGCTATTTCAACAATCTGAGCATGAGGGAGTCTTGTCAAGCTTCCGAAACTTACATACAACACAGAATCATTTTGCTTTGAATCAAGCCAATTAAGCAATTCATAATCTATTGCAAGATCATCTTTGTGTCCCGTATTAACACTTGCTGAAACTGGTCCTACACTCCATGCTTTGATCCCCTTCGTGCTCCTGTAAAGTTGCTCATAATCACCTTCAAGTTCGTGAAAGCTGTTGTAAAGTGTTCCGTAGCTTCTTCCCTCTGATTCATATATTGCATCAAAAT
This genomic interval from Trifolium pratense cultivar HEN17-A07 linkage group LG6, ARS_RC_1.1, whole genome shotgun sequence contains the following:
- the LOC123891595 gene encoding RAB11-binding protein RELCH homolog — its product is MLVFNILWEMVISSNMCMKINAAHLLKVIVPYIDAKAASTHVLPALVTLGSDQNPNVKHASIDAFGAVAQHFKNEMIVDKIRVQMDAFLEDGSHEATIAVIRALVIAVPHTIERLRDYLLSKIFQLTAMPNAAKDLCVDESELMHSVRQSVLWMLQITVFCCHKIQKKKSWIGNM
- the LOC123890812 gene encoding soyasapogenol B glucuronide galactosyltransferase-like, with amino-acid sequence METHSQQLNVIFLPHFTPGHMNPVVDTARLFAKHGVNVTIITTQANALLFKKAIDSDLSSGYSIRTCLIQFPSAEVGLPDGVENIKDATSQEMLVKIIHGIAILQDQIELLFQDLQPDCIVSDMLYPWTVESAKKLGIPRIYYYTSSYFASCAAHFIKKHKPHENLVSDTDSFSIPGLPHNIEITSLQLQEWVRTRNELSDYFDAIYESEGRSYGTLYNSFHELEGDYEQLYRSTKGIKAWSVGPVSASVNTGHKDDLAIDYELLNWLDSKQNDSVLYVSFGSLTRLPHAQIVEIAHGLENSGHNFIWVVRKKDGEGDEDGFLKEFEQRMKENKKGYIIWNWAPQLLILGHPATGGIVTHCGWNSILESLSVGLPMVTWPMFSEQFYNEKLLVDVLKIGAPVGSKVNKFWSSKGEDAVVTREEIAKVVTLLMGREEESIEMRRKAQKLGDAAKKTIEEGGSSYKNLMQFIDELKSLKISKGHEE